In Papaver somniferum cultivar HN1 chromosome 1, ASM357369v1, whole genome shotgun sequence, a genomic segment contains:
- the LOC113310989 gene encoding probable mannitol dehydrogenase isoform X2, with the protein MSISQEQEFPQKAFGWAATDTSGHLAPFKFSRRATGEKDVTFKVMYCGICHTQCSQIKKEWGNAIYPMVPGHEIVGIVTEVGHKVEKFKVGDKVGVGPMVWACHSCDNCKSDLENYCPKMIMTYNSIYVDGSVTKGGYSDVMVAKERYVVRIPENLSLDAAAPLLCAGITVYSPMKYFRLSEPGMHIGVVGLGGLGHVAVMFGKAWGMKVTVISTSPAKEKEAIEHLGADSFLVSRNQDQIQAAMGTMDGVIDTVSANHPILPLLNLLKAHGKLVMVGLPEKPLELPVFPLVAGRKLVAGSFFGGMKVTQEMVDFAGKHNITADIEVIPMDYVNTAMERLVKADVRYRFVIDVANTLPKTA; encoded by the exons aTGTCGATATCACAAGAACAAGAATTCCCACAGAAGGCATTTGGATGGGCAGCTACAGATACTTCTGGTCATCTCGCTCCTTTCAAATTCTCTAGAAG GGCAACTGGAGAAAAGGATGTGACCTTTAAGGTGATGTACTGCGGGATTTGTCATactcaatgtagtcaa ATTAAAAAAGAATGGGGCAATGCAATCTACCCTATGGTCCCAGg ACACGAGATTGTGGGTATAGTGACAGAGGTGGGTCACAAGGTAGAAAAATTCAAGGTTGGTGACAAAGTTGGTGTTGGGCCAATGGTTTGGGCATGCCATTCTTGTGATAACTGCAAAAGTGACCTTGAGAATTACTGCCCTAAAATGATTATGACAtacaattctatttacgttgatggATCTGTAACTAAAGGAGGTTATTCCGATGTTATGGTTGCCAAAGAGCGATATGTGGTTCGGATCCCTGAAAACCTTTCACTTGATGCGGCTGCACCACTACTTTGTGCTGGTATTACTGTATATAGCCCAATGAAATACTTTAGACTTAGTGAACCTGGTATGCACATTGGTGTTGTGGGCCTTGGTGGTCTAGGTCATGTAGCTGTGATGTTCGGAAAGGCCTGGGGAATGAAAGTTACTGTCATCAGCACCTCACCCGCCAAGGAAAAGGAAGCAATCGAGCATCTTGGTGCAGACTCATTTCTTGTTAGTCGTAACCAGGACCAGATTCAG GCGGCCATGGGAACAATGGATGGTGTTATCGACACTGTCTCTGCAAATCATCCAATCCTACCATTGCTTAATTTGCTAAAAGCTCATGGGAAATTAGTTATGGTGGGTTTACCAGAAAAGCCACTGGAGCTGCCAGTTTTCCCGTTGGTTGCAG GGAGGAAATTGGTAGCAGGGAGTTTCTTCGGAGGAATGAAAGTGACCCAAGAAATGGTTGATTTTGCTGGGAAACACAATATCACAGCAGATATCGAGGTTATTCCGATGGACTATGTCAATACCGCGATGGAACGTCTTGTTAAGGCTGATGTTAGGTACCGTTTCGTCATCGACGTTGCCAACACCTTACCTAAAACTGCCTAG
- the LOC113310989 gene encoding probable mannitol dehydrogenase isoform X1: MSISQEQEFPQKAFGWAATDTSGHLAPFKFSRRHEIVGIVTEVGHKVEKFKVGDKVGVGPMVWACHSCDNCKSDLENYCPKMIMTYNSIYVDGSVTKGGYSDVMVAKERYVVRIPENLSLDAAAPLLCAGITVYSPMKYFRLSEPGMHIGVVGLGGLGHVAVMFGKAWGMKVTVISTSPAKEKEAIEHLGADSFLVSRNQDQIQAAMGTMDGVIDTVSANHPILPLLNLLKAHGKLVMVGLPEKPLELPVFPLVAGRKLVAGSFFGGMKVTQEMVDFAGKHNITADIEVIPMDYVNTAMERLVKADVRYRFVIDVANTLPKTA, from the exons aTGTCGATATCACAAGAACAAGAATTCCCACAGAAGGCATTTGGATGGGCAGCTACAGATACTTCTGGTCATCTCGCTCCTTTCAAATTCTCTAGAAG ACACGAGATTGTGGGTATAGTGACAGAGGTGGGTCACAAGGTAGAAAAATTCAAGGTTGGTGACAAAGTTGGTGTTGGGCCAATGGTTTGGGCATGCCATTCTTGTGATAACTGCAAAAGTGACCTTGAGAATTACTGCCCTAAAATGATTATGACAtacaattctatttacgttgatggATCTGTAACTAAAGGAGGTTATTCCGATGTTATGGTTGCCAAAGAGCGATATGTGGTTCGGATCCCTGAAAACCTTTCACTTGATGCGGCTGCACCACTACTTTGTGCTGGTATTACTGTATATAGCCCAATGAAATACTTTAGACTTAGTGAACCTGGTATGCACATTGGTGTTGTGGGCCTTGGTGGTCTAGGTCATGTAGCTGTGATGTTCGGAAAGGCCTGGGGAATGAAAGTTACTGTCATCAGCACCTCACCCGCCAAGGAAAAGGAAGCAATCGAGCATCTTGGTGCAGACTCATTTCTTGTTAGTCGTAACCAGGACCAGATTCAG GCGGCCATGGGAACAATGGATGGTGTTATCGACACTGTCTCTGCAAATCATCCAATCCTACCATTGCTTAATTTGCTAAAAGCTCATGGGAAATTAGTTATGGTGGGTTTACCAGAAAAGCCACTGGAGCTGCCAGTTTTCCCGTTGGTTGCAG GGAGGAAATTGGTAGCAGGGAGTTTCTTCGGAGGAATGAAAGTGACCCAAGAAATGGTTGATTTTGCTGGGAAACACAATATCACAGCAGATATCGAGGTTATTCCGATGGACTATGTCAATACCGCGATGGAACGTCTTGTTAAGGCTGATGTTAGGTACCGTTTCGTCATCGACGTTGCCAACACCTTACCTAAAACTGCCTAG